In the Leptotrichia sp. oral taxon 212 genome, one interval contains:
- the prfA gene encoding peptide chain release factor 1: protein MFQKLDDVVLKHEELTKLLMDPEVISDPKKIMEYNKALNSIDEVVKKYTYYKTKKEEMETLKEDLKTEKDSEMKEMMLEEIHTIEEEIPVLEEELKILLLPKDPNDDKNVIMEIRAGAGGDEAALFAADVFRMFTRYAERNRWKTEIIDKSEIGVGGLKEVTFLIKGNGAYSRLKFESGVHRVQRVPATEASGRIHTSTITVAVLPEIEDVSEVEINQSDLKIDTYRSSGAGGQHVNTTDSAVRITHLPTGIVVTSQDGRSQIKNREAAMKVLASKLYEIEYEKQRKEVESERRSQVGSGDRSEKIRTYNFPQGRVTDHRIKLTLHRLDSVLDGDLDEMIDALIAYDQAELLKAVGDNE, encoded by the coding sequence ATGTTTCAAAAGTTGGATGATGTTGTATTAAAGCATGAAGAACTTACAAAACTGCTTATGGATCCTGAAGTAATATCAGATCCAAAGAAAATAATGGAGTATAATAAGGCTTTGAACAGCATTGATGAAGTTGTTAAGAAATATACATACTATAAAACAAAAAAAGAAGAAATGGAAACTTTAAAGGAGGATTTAAAGACAGAAAAAGACTCTGAAATGAAGGAGATGATGCTGGAGGAAATTCATACTATTGAAGAAGAAATTCCGGTACTTGAAGAAGAGCTGAAAATACTGCTTTTACCTAAAGATCCTAATGATGATAAAAACGTTATTATGGAAATAAGGGCAGGAGCAGGTGGAGATGAAGCTGCATTATTTGCTGCAGATGTATTCAGAATGTTCACAAGATACGCAGAAAGAAACAGATGGAAAACAGAAATAATAGATAAAAGTGAAATAGGAGTAGGTGGACTGAAAGAGGTCACATTCCTTATAAAAGGAAATGGAGCTTATTCCAGACTGAAGTTTGAAAGTGGTGTACATAGAGTGCAGAGAGTTCCGGCGACAGAAGCGTCAGGAAGAATTCATACATCTACAATAACTGTTGCAGTTTTACCGGAAATAGAAGATGTAAGTGAAGTGGAAATAAATCAGAGTGATTTGAAAATTGACACATATAGATCAAGCGGTGCAGGTGGACAGCACGTAAACACTACTGATTCTGCAGTCAGAATAACTCACTTGCCTACAGGGATTGTAGTTACTTCACAGGATGGAAGATCACAGATAAAGAACAGGGAGGCGGCTATGAAAGTCCTTGCTTCCAAGTTATATGAAATAGAATATGAAAAACAGAGAAAAGAAGTTGAAAGTGAAAGAAGATCACAGGTTGGAAGCGGTGACAGATCTGAGAAAATAAGAACATACAATTTCCCTCAGGGAAGAGTCACAGATCACAGAATTAAGCTTACATTACATAGACTTGATTCAGTTCTGGATGGAGATCTGGATGAAATGATAGATGCTCTTATTGCTTACGATCAGGCGGAATTGCTGAAAGCTGTTGGTGATAATGAATAA
- a CDS encoding peptidylprolyl isomerase codes for MKVKFTTNKGEININLLPEKSPVTVASFVNLVKNGYYNGLKFHRVIEDFMAQGGDPTGTGMGGPGYRFEDEVDNGLDFSVPGKLAMANAGPGTNGSQFFITTVPTEWLNGNHTIFGEVVSDSDLEVVKLLSNNDIMERVEIEGDVKEILDTYKDRVAQWNSILGY; via the coding sequence ATGAAAGTAAAATTTACTACAAATAAAGGAGAAATAAACATAAATCTGCTGCCTGAAAAATCACCGGTAACAGTGGCGAGTTTTGTAAATCTTGTAAAGAATGGATATTATAACGGACTAAAGTTTCATAGAGTAATTGAGGATTTCATGGCACAGGGAGGAGATCCTACAGGTACAGGAATGGGAGGGCCTGGATACAGATTTGAAGATGAAGTTGACAATGGACTTGATTTTTCTGTTCCTGGAAAACTTGCAATGGCAAATGCAGGTCCTGGAACAAATGGAAGCCAGTTTTTCATTACAACAGTTCCTACAGAATGGCTGAACGGTAATCATACAATTTTTGGTGAAGTTGTTTCTGACAGTGATCTTGAAGTTGTAAAATTACTGTCAAATAACGATATTATGGAAAGAGTTGAAATTGAGGGAGATGTAAAAGAAATTTTGGACACTTATAAAGATAGAGTAGCTCAATGGAACTCAATTTTAGGATATTAA
- the gpmI gene encoding 2,3-bisphosphoglycerate-independent phosphoglycerate mutase, producing MKKRPVVLIILDGWGMNHHTDQVDAVRMAHPVNFERYRKEYPFTELRADGEFVGLPEGQFGNSEVGHLNIGAGRVVYQLLPKITKEIREGLILENGPLSNVMNKTKDNGKALHIMGLMSDGGVHSHINHIIGLVDMAKKKGLTEVYVHALMDGRDTPPESGVNYLAEMEKALADTGVGKLASVIGRYYGMDRDNNWDRIELAYDALFSGTGETAVSSDEAIKSSYAAGVTDEFVKPTKITEGGNPVGLIKDGDGVIFANFRPDRARQLTRAIIEEDFKGFTRKVHPKVNFVCMAQYDATFDVPVAYPPQKIVNGFGEVVSKAGLKQIRTAETEKYAHVTFFFNGGVEQPYEGEIRLLSDSPKVATYDLQPEMSAYKVKDRLIEELEKGGIDTVILNFANPDMVGHTGVVDAVIAACQAVDNCTGQIVNKVLEMDGAVLITADHGNADLLVDPETGAPYTAHTVNPVPFIFISNDMKDAKLRTDGKLADITPTMLDLLGLEKPAEMDGETLIVK from the coding sequence ATGAAAAAGAGACCTGTAGTTTTAATAATTTTAGACGGTTGGGGAATGAACCATCATACAGACCAGGTGGATGCAGTTAGAATGGCACATCCGGTAAATTTTGAAAGATACAGAAAAGAATATCCATTTACAGAATTGAGAGCAGATGGAGAATTTGTAGGACTGCCTGAAGGACAGTTTGGTAACTCTGAAGTAGGACACTTAAATATTGGGGCTGGAAGGGTAGTCTATCAGCTGTTACCAAAAATAACAAAAGAAATAAGGGAAGGGCTTATACTTGAAAACGGACCGCTTTCTAATGTAATGAATAAAACAAAGGATAACGGTAAAGCATTGCACATAATGGGATTAATGTCTGATGGAGGAGTTCACTCACATATAAACCATATTATTGGGCTTGTTGACATGGCAAAGAAAAAAGGACTGACAGAAGTTTATGTTCACGCACTGATGGATGGAAGGGATACTCCGCCTGAAAGCGGTGTAAACTATCTTGCTGAAATGGAAAAAGCTTTAGCTGATACAGGTGTGGGGAAACTGGCTTCAGTTATAGGAAGATATTACGGAATGGACAGGGACAATAACTGGGACAGAATAGAACTTGCCTATGATGCATTATTTTCAGGAACAGGAGAAACTGCCGTTTCATCAGATGAGGCAATAAAATCATCTTATGCGGCAGGAGTAACTGATGAGTTTGTAAAACCTACGAAAATAACTGAAGGTGGAAATCCAGTTGGATTAATCAAGGATGGAGACGGAGTAATATTTGCAAACTTCAGACCTGACAGGGCAAGACAGCTTACAAGAGCAATAATTGAAGAAGACTTTAAAGGGTTTACGAGAAAAGTACATCCAAAAGTAAACTTTGTATGTATGGCACAATATGATGCAACATTTGATGTACCTGTAGCTTATCCACCACAAAAAATAGTGAACGGATTCGGAGAAGTTGTATCAAAGGCCGGATTGAAACAGATAAGAACTGCAGAAACTGAAAAATATGCCCACGTTACATTCTTCTTTAATGGTGGAGTTGAACAGCCTTATGAAGGTGAAATAAGACTGCTTTCAGACTCTCCTAAAGTGGCAACATATGACTTGCAGCCTGAAATGAGTGCTTATAAAGTGAAGGACAGACTGATTGAAGAGCTTGAAAAAGGTGGAATTGATACTGTAATACTGAACTTTGCAAATCCTGATATGGTTGGACATACTGGAGTTGTAGATGCGGTAATAGCTGCATGTCAGGCGGTTGACAACTGTACAGGACAGATTGTAAACAAAGTTCTGGAAATGGACGGTGCTGTACTTATAACTGCAGATCATGGAAATGCCGACCTGCTTGTAGACCCTGAAACAGGAGCACCTTATACTGCCCACACTGTAAATCCTGTACCATTTATATTTATAAGCAATGATATGAAGGATGCAAAATTGAGAACAGATGGAAAATTAGCAGATATAACACCTACAATGTTGGATTTATTAGGACTGGAAAAACCTGCTGAAATGGATGGGGAAACATTAATAGTTAAATAA
- a CDS encoding DUF2207 domain-containing protein: MTFRLNLKTDKINPTWLDKLKVLYYAVPLVAVGSVVILMLFIYGFVTWLLFRPGSLRKAIVPEFNIPKDISPMYAGYIKGVKKPKEILTIGMLSLLSKGYVTAEDSEGNGKNVKYRLVANTEGNPELSIEESTLLNALSDDEENIFKNDKSHFSYQKDRKSGFEDEKNLYKASQNIMNMLENKYKSRAYKTNDKFSYPFILGMVLVITVGMINRGTNSRANGLFDDIAFVAFNFLISCGIAAVIYVFIENLFSERKIFPSILKGGIAIFLLIKTGIIGVIIGIIPAMYIIYSKLMKKYMEKSLRQEEHLDGMKMYIKTAEANQIMKFNDVDELVEYFKGILPYAVALGVKNKAIKLLENTINLYNFDENIQNEINRRVYYNSYDSKFLLNTISREYDKVREEMGVSEGGFSSDGGFSGGGSGGGGGESW; encoded by the coding sequence ATGACTTTCCGTCTGAATTTAAAGACAGATAAGATAAATCCTACATGGCTTGATAAACTGAAAGTTCTTTACTATGCAGTCCCTCTTGTTGCAGTGGGCTCTGTAGTAATTTTAATGCTCTTCATATATGGATTTGTAACATGGTTACTGTTTAGACCGGGTTCTTTAAGAAAAGCGATTGTTCCTGAATTTAATATACCAAAGGATATTTCTCCCATGTATGCCGGATATATCAAAGGTGTGAAAAAACCTAAAGAAATCCTGACAATAGGAATGCTGTCACTTCTTTCAAAAGGCTATGTAACAGCGGAAGACAGTGAAGGAAATGGAAAAAATGTAAAATACAGGCTTGTCGCAAATACTGAAGGAAATCCTGAACTTTCAATTGAAGAGTCGACACTTCTTAATGCGCTTTCAGATGATGAAGAGAATATATTTAAAAATGATAAAAGTCATTTCAGTTATCAAAAAGATAGAAAGAGTGGATTCGAAGATGAAAAAAATCTTTATAAGGCTTCACAAAATATAATGAATATGCTTGAAAATAAATATAAATCAAGGGCATATAAAACTAATGATAAATTTTCATATCCTTTTATTTTGGGAATGGTTTTAGTTATTACGGTAGGAATGATTAACAGAGGAACAAATTCCCGGGCAAATGGATTATTTGATGATATAGCTTTTGTAGCATTTAATTTTCTTATTTCGTGTGGTATTGCAGCTGTTATTTATGTTTTTATAGAGAACCTGTTTTCAGAAAGAAAAATATTTCCTTCCATTTTAAAAGGAGGGATAGCAATATTTCTGCTAATAAAAACAGGGATAATAGGTGTTATTATAGGAATCATTCCGGCAATGTATATAATTTACTCTAAACTTATGAAAAAATACATGGAGAAAAGTCTAAGACAGGAAGAGCATCTTGATGGAATGAAAATGTATATAAAAACTGCCGAAGCAAATCAGATTATGAAATTTAACGATGTGGATGAGCTTGTGGAATATTTCAAAGGGATTTTACCTTATGCAGTTGCTCTCGGAGTCAAGAATAAAGCGATAAAATTGTTAGAAAATACGATAAACCTATATAATTTTGATGAAAATATACAGAATGAAATAAACAGAAGAGTTTACTATAATTCGTATGATAGCAAATTCCTGTTAAATACAATTTCAAGAGAGTATGATAAAGTAAGAGAAGAAATGGGTGTAAGTGAAGGCGGATTCTCAAGTGATGGTGGCTTCTCCGGCGGCGGTTCCGGTGGAGGAGGTGGAGAAAGCTGGTAG
- a CDS encoding DUF2207 domain-containing protein produces the protein MKKTGQKNFLMTLSVIFMIFFLNVSSLIAETIKKYDVSIQINKNGTLTINETIDYDFGDKLDKHGIIRRIPLRSKKSGIDIYKSHVKMNSVKRNGEPEKYKTKKSSGEIAYKIGSEDKYVGSGVSKYEFNYTMYNALFEKDGIYQVYFNPIGQFWKVPIESGDVNISFENNEPIGENEIQQLKVFTGKYGETGENYTIVQKS, from the coding sequence ATGAAAAAAACAGGACAGAAAAATTTTTTAATGACATTATCTGTAATCTTTATGATATTTTTTCTGAATGTCAGTTCATTAATAGCTGAGACGATAAAAAAATATGATGTCTCAATCCAGATTAATAAAAATGGAACATTGACAATAAATGAAACAATAGATTACGATTTTGGTGATAAACTTGATAAGCATGGGATTATTAGAAGGATTCCCCTGCGTTCAAAAAAAAGCGGAATAGATATTTATAAATCCCATGTAAAGATGAATTCTGTAAAAAGAAATGGTGAACCTGAAAAATATAAAACTAAAAAATCTTCTGGAGAAATAGCTTATAAGATAGGTTCTGAAGATAAATATGTGGGTTCAGGTGTAAGTAAATATGAGTTTAATTATACAATGTATAATGCGTTATTTGAAAAGGATGGAATTTATCAGGTATATTTTAATCCGATAGGACAGTTCTGGAAAGTTCCCATTGAAAGTGGAGACGTGAACATAAGTTTTGAAAATAATGAACCTATAGGAGAAAATGAAATTCAGCAGCTGAAAGTATTTACAGGAAAATATGGAGAAACTGGAGAAAATTATACTATAGTTCAGAAGAGCTGA
- a CDS encoding DUF2207 domain-containing protein, giving the protein MKKQRQKKFLTTLSVIFMVFLLNAGSLIAEAIKKYDVSIQINKNGTLTVNEVIDYEFDNDLRHGIYRDIPLRSKKSGTDIYKSHVKMNSVKRNGEPENYTSDTSYEGVSYRVGSADRYVDSGINKYEFNYTIYNAVFEKDGIYQVYFNPIGQFWNVPIESADVSISFENNEPVGENEVQQLEVYTGEYGETGKNYTIVQESGIIKIKTNEVLEPRNGLSFRLNLKTDKISPTWLDKLEVLYYADPLVIAGPVIILMLAIYGFVTWFLFGKDPSGKAVIPEFNIPKDISPMYAAYIKGVRDPKEMLTIGMLSLLSKDYVTAEDKEGNGKNVKYSLVKNTERNPELSSEEKALLCVLSDDEKNIFKNEQGLYDAAKKILGTLETRYNKKIYIDNNLFKYPFILGIIMVFIIGMGIQNIAGSIIDGMGFIIPIIIIFFSSLTIVLSILKRAFSQNTLLSMLIRLMVVMCLGIMTQMTGFIITVIIFIMYSIYSKLIGKYTNEGIRHKEYLEGMKMYIKTAEANQIMKFNDVDELVGYFKGILPYAVALGVKNEAIKLMQKTIKLYNFDENTYYDINRRVYYDSYNSRFLSNAISRGYNNAYDKIMEDRFKDLKSAGGGSGGFGGGGFSSGGGFSGGGSGGGGGGSW; this is encoded by the coding sequence ATGAAAAAACAAAGACAGAAGAAATTTTTAACGACATTATCTGTAATCTTTATGGTGTTTTTGTTAAATGCCGGTTCATTAATCGCTGAGGCAATAAAAAAATATGATGTTTCAATACAAATTAATAAAAATGGAACATTGACAGTAAATGAAGTAATAGATTATGAATTTGATAATGATCTTAGGCATGGAATTTATAGGGATATTCCTCTGCGTTCAAAAAAAAGTGGAACAGATATTTATAAATCCCATGTGAAGATGAATTCTGTAAAAAGAAATGGTGAACCTGAAAACTACACTTCTGATACTTCCTATGAAGGGGTAAGTTACAGGGTAGGTTCTGCAGACAGATATGTGGATTCAGGTATAAATAAATATGAATTTAATTACACAATATACAATGCTGTATTTGAAAAGGATGGAATCTATCAGGTATATTTCAATCCGATAGGGCAGTTCTGGAATGTTCCCATAGAAAGTGCAGATGTAAGCATAAGTTTTGAAAATAATGAACCTGTAGGCGAAAATGAAGTTCAGCAGCTGGAAGTGTACACAGGTGAATATGGAGAAACTGGAAAAAATTATACTATAGTTCAGGAGAGCGGAATTATAAAAATAAAGACTAATGAAGTTCTGGAACCACGTAATGGACTTAGTTTTAGGCTAAATTTGAAAACAGACAAAATAAGTCCTACATGGCTTGATAAACTGGAAGTTCTTTATTATGCAGATCCTCTTGTGATAGCTGGCCCTGTAATAATTTTAATGCTGGCTATATATGGATTTGTAACATGGTTCCTGTTTGGAAAGGATCCTTCAGGAAAAGCGGTTATTCCTGAATTTAACATACCGAAGGATATTTCACCCATGTATGCCGCATATATCAAAGGTGTAAGAGATCCTAAAGAAATGCTGACAATAGGAATGCTTTCACTTCTTTCAAAAGACTATGTAACGGCAGAGGATAAGGAAGGTAATGGAAAAAATGTAAAATACAGTCTTGTCAAGAATACCGAAAGAAATCCTGAACTTTCATCTGAAGAAAAGGCACTTCTTTGTGTTCTTTCAGATGATGAAAAGAATATATTTAAAAATGAACAGGGTCTTTATGATGCCGCAAAGAAAATTTTAGGAACATTGGAAACAAGATATAACAAGAAAATCTATATTGATAATAATTTATTTAAATATCCATTTATTCTGGGAATAATAATGGTCTTTATAATAGGAATGGGAATTCAGAATATAGCAGGAAGTATAATTGACGGTATGGGGTTTATTATACCTATAATAATAATATTTTTCAGTTCACTTACAATTGTACTTTCGATTTTAAAGCGGGCTTTTTCACAGAATACGTTACTTTCCATGCTTATAAGACTTATGGTGGTTATGTGTCTTGGAATTATGACACAGATGACAGGATTTATTATTACTGTAATAATTTTTATAATGTACTCTATTTATTCAAAACTTATAGGAAAGTATACAAATGAAGGTATAAGACATAAGGAATATCTTGAGGGAATGAAAATGTACATAAAAACAGCAGAGGCAAATCAGATTATGAAATTTAACGATGTAGATGAGCTTGTAGGATATTTCAAAGGTATTTTACCTTATGCAGTTGCTCTGGGAGTTAAGAATGAGGCGATAAAACTGATGCAGAAGACGATAAAACTGTATAACTTTGATGAAAATACATATTATGATATAAACAGAAGAGTTTACTATGATTCATACAATAGCCGTTTTCTGTCAAATGCAATTTCAAGAGGGTATAATAATGCATATGATAAAATAATGGAAGATAGATTTAAGGACTTGAAAAGTGCAGGCGGAGGCTCAGGTGGCTTTGGCGGTGGCGGATTTTCAAGCGGTGGTGGCTTCTCCGGTGGCGGTTCCGGTGGAGGAGGTGGAGGAAGCTGGTAG
- a CDS encoding DUF2207 domain-containing protein — translation MEYHLKTEGIITLAAMLGVLVFYSYITWKWHGNRRIKGIEPVSEIPKNISPMMAALADRIKDATEIIYIGMLSLIEKGFIKVEDSVFDIIFSDEPGYKKDGDQYVFNMEKIGDYGYRGRVLSKEEDEFLEILIEYNDGQLFKGREYTFENNMIIFEKLKKRYQGKREEAFFMPNKEFIFIFIFIMIFFSCLLIGLTGSEGVIPLSIFLLSFWVIFLNYIAYICFKNRMMPMKFIFLKIVIIAIMLVMTIAICTFLISMIVMLGFPSIFVVSTVILFLFYLKNIGRYTKKGIEAKRHLEGLKKYIKSGEVKKYEDVEEMIAYFKEIIPFSEALRIKKETISMMDKTIELSGFKKEKEYIDKEIAGLIYKNDKLKKLFGEKIYCESSRYL, via the coding sequence ATGGAGTATCATTTAAAAACAGAAGGAATAATAACACTGGCGGCTATGCTGGGTGTACTGGTATTTTACAGTTACATTACATGGAAGTGGCATGGAAACAGAAGGATTAAAGGTATTGAGCCTGTGTCAGAAATTCCCAAAAATATTTCTCCAATGATGGCAGCCCTGGCAGATAGAATAAAGGATGCAACGGAAATAATATATATTGGTATGCTTTCCCTAATTGAAAAAGGATTTATAAAAGTTGAAGATTCTGTATTTGACATAATTTTTTCTGATGAACCTGGCTATAAAAAAGACGGAGACCAGTATGTTTTCAATATGGAAAAAATAGGAGATTATGGGTACAGGGGAAGAGTGCTTTCTAAAGAGGAAGATGAATTTCTGGAAATACTGATTGAATATAATGACGGTCAGCTGTTTAAAGGAAGAGAATATACTTTTGAAAATAATATGATAATTTTTGAGAAGTTAAAAAAAAGATATCAGGGGAAACGTGAAGAAGCTTTTTTTATGCCAAATAAGGAATTTATTTTCATATTTATATTCATAATGATATTTTTTAGTTGTCTTCTAATTGGATTAACAGGTTCAGAGGGAGTTATACCATTATCAATATTTTTGCTTAGCTTTTGGGTTATATTTTTAAACTATATAGCATATATTTGCTTCAAGAATAGAATGATGCCAATGAAATTTATATTTCTTAAGATAGTAATAATTGCTATAATGTTGGTTATGACTATAGCTATTTGTACTTTTCTAATATCAATGATAGTTATGTTGGGATTTCCTTCAATATTTGTAGTATCAACTGTTATTTTATTCCTTTTTTATTTAAAGAATATAGGAAGATATACAAAAAAAGGAATTGAAGCCAAAAGACATCTGGAAGGGCTGAAAAAATACATAAAAAGTGGAGAAGTAAAAAAATATGAAGATGTAGAAGAAATGATAGCATACTTTAAAGAAATAATTCCATTTTCAGAAGCTTTGAGAATAAAAAAGGAAACTATCAGTATGATGGATAAAACTATAGAATTGTCAGGATTTAAAAAAGAAAAAGAATATATCGACAAAGAAATAGCAGGTTTGATATATAAAAATGATAAATTAAAAAAATTATTCGGAGAGAAAATATATTGTGAGTCTAGCAGATATTTATAA
- a CDS encoding LemA family protein yields MIMIILGIIAILAFLAVGIYNKYVKLKNLNEEGWSGIEVYLQKRLDLIPNLVNTVKGYATHEKETLENVVRLRSQMMSIDTKDIDNIEKIQKIENELTKTLRSIMMLQENYPDLKANENFLSLQSQLSQIETEIQSSRKYYNGTARDRNTFVETFPNNIIGGFLGFKKAEFFNASEGAERAPEVKF; encoded by the coding sequence ATGATAATGATTATTTTAGGAATTATAGCAATTTTAGCTTTTTTAGCAGTAGGAATTTATAACAAATATGTGAAATTGAAAAATCTTAACGAGGAAGGATGGAGCGGAATAGAAGTTTATCTTCAGAAAAGACTGGATCTTATTCCTAACCTTGTAAATACTGTAAAAGGATATGCAACGCATGAAAAGGAAACATTGGAAAATGTAGTAAGACTTAGAAGCCAGATGATGTCAATAGATACAAAAGACATTGATAATATTGAAAAAATACAGAAAATAGAAAATGAACTGACAAAAACTTTAAGATCAATAATGATGCTTCAGGAAAATTATCCTGACCTTAAGGCAAATGAAAACTTTCTTAGCCTGCAGTCACAGCTGTCTCAAATAGAAACAGAAATTCAGAGTTCAAGAAAATATTACAATGGTACAGCTAGAGATAGAAATACTTTTGTGGAAACTTTCCCAAATAATATAATAGGTGGTTTTTTAGGATTTAAAAAGGCAGAATTTTTCAATGCTTCAGAAGGAGCAGAAAGAGCACCTGAAGTTAAGTTCTAG
- the yihA gene encoding ribosome biogenesis GTP-binding protein YihA/YsxC produces the protein MEIKKAEFVKSAVLEKEYPEFNGLEFSFIGRSNVGKSSLINLLTNRRGLARTSKTPGRTQLINYFLIDNEIHFVDLPGYGFAKVPDAVKRNWGKTIETYLKSDREKVVFLLLDLRRVPTNDDMEMLKWLEHYDIEYYIIFTKADKLSNNEKFKQLKEIKKKLEFDNGDVFFTSALKNSGKEEVVDFIFERWEEYTKDSE, from the coding sequence TTGGAAATAAAAAAAGCGGAATTTGTAAAGTCGGCAGTTCTGGAAAAGGAATATCCTGAGTTTAATGGGCTTGAATTTTCATTTATAGGAAGGTCAAATGTTGGAAAATCTTCCCTCATAAACTTGCTGACAAATAGAAGAGGTCTTGCAAGAACCAGTAAAACTCCAGGAAGAACACAGCTTATAAATTATTTTTTGATAGATAATGAGATTCATTTTGTAGATCTTCCGGGATATGGTTTTGCGAAAGTGCCTGATGCAGTTAAAAGAAACTGGGGAAAAACAATAGAAACATATTTGAAGTCTGACAGGGAAAAGGTAGTATTTTTACTGCTTGACTTGCGTAGGGTTCCTACTAATGACGATATGGAAATGCTTAAATGGCTGGAACATTACGATATTGAGTACTATATTATTTTTACAAAGGCAGATAAGCTTTCAAACAATGAAAAATTTAAGCAGCTTAAGGAAATAAAGAAAAAACTCGAATTTGACAACGGAGATGTATTTTTCACTTCGGCACTGAAAAACTCCGGGAAAGAAGAAGTGGTGGACTTTATTTTTGAAAGATGGGAAGAATATACAAAGGATTCAGAATAG
- a CDS encoding LCP family protein: MKKIRNIILILLFALLAWLSVPFNVLVLGSDARPWQPIKGSRSDAIIVIKVIPLLAKIKMISIPRDTYTDVPCEKGGKVDKINHSYAFGGRECTIKAVEELLGTKINYSVVFRFDDVITLTDIMGGVDIVANHSFTQDHETFKEGEKYNIKGARALAYTRHRKTDSAFKRDERQRQVMQSIAKKLVSPTGWGYVPGVYSYMQEKMDISFNPIKGISALPAILINKTNFEQHEIKGDGKMIKGIWYFIPYEDSLNDARKEFKVWF, translated from the coding sequence ATGAAAAAAATAAGAAATATCATATTAATTTTACTTTTTGCATTACTGGCATGGCTAAGTGTACCTTTTAATGTTCTTGTACTAGGGAGTGATGCCAGACCATGGCAGCCAATAAAAGGTTCAAGAAGTGATGCTATAATAGTTATTAAAGTTATACCGCTTCTCGCAAAAATAAAGATGATCTCAATACCAAGGGATACTTATACAGATGTTCCCTGTGAAAAAGGTGGAAAAGTTGACAAGATAAACCATTCCTATGCTTTTGGAGGCAGAGAGTGTACGATAAAGGCTGTAGAAGAACTTCTTGGTACAAAAATAAACTACAGTGTTGTATTCAGATTTGATGATGTTATTACGCTGACTGATATAATGGGTGGAGTTGACATAGTTGCAAATCATTCATTTACACAGGATCATGAAACATTTAAAGAAGGAGAAAAATATAATATAAAAGGTGCAAGGGCACTGGCATACACAAGACATAGAAAAACAGACAGTGCTTTTAAACGTGATGAAAGACAGAGACAGGTAATGCAGAGCATAGCAAAAAAATTAGTATCTCCTACCGGATGGGGATATGTTCCAGGAGTGTATTCCTACATGCAGGAAAAAATGGATATATCATTTAATCCGATTAAAGGAATTTCAGCATTACCGGCTATTCTGATTAATAAAACTAATTTTGAACAGCATGAAATAAAAGGTGATGGAAAAATGATAAAAGGAATATGGTATTTTATACCTTATGAGGATTCGCTGAATGATGCAAGAAAAGAATTTAAAGTATGGTTTTAG